acttctaaaatgatttaaaaaaacagactcTGTACAACACACTGCCTAGACTTAATTTAGGAGTAATCATTATGGGCATTAAGAATCATCATTGCCATCATCGTCATGATCTATAAAGTAGCCCAACAAACTGAAAAGAGGAAGTGTTATTGCACTTGAGTGGTTTCCACACACAATCCAGCTGCCTAAGAGGTCAGCTGtggccaaaaaaagaaaactttgagGCACAAGAAATACAACAACTTGAAAAACCTGTCTGACAACCAGCAGTTAAGTCTGGTGGattgatcttttattttttcacttaaGATTTTTTCCATCTTAAGTGAACAAAGGATGGCAATGTGAGAAACACTTGAGATGAGAAAGGGAAATTCTGACATATTGAAATTCAGTGCATCTGTAAAAGAAGGAAGTGGAAAATGTTATAACTTATAATAATTTTCCAGGAAActtgtaaaagaaaacatatgaAAGTAAAAACCCAAGACAGATCATGATTCAGAGGCACATGGGGTTTATTTACAAAATGCTGGATacagaaaaagaataataaaactACTATCAGCCACATACATATGTGCCAATGTCTCAAATTAATCCTAACAATACTGTGTATTCCTACACTATTTTGATCATTGACTtcatgaaacacacaaatacacagggGTTAAGAACACAATGTAAGTACACAGTCCAATATAACGTAAGATTTTTGCTTGGCAACACAATACAGTGAATGCAACACAGCTTAAAATACATGGTGGTTGGAGCAATAGACAGGTGGGTTGTAAACCAGTAAACATACCAACATCACTACATGCATTTGAGTTGACCATATCAGCTATAGCATGTACATTTATCTCCTTTGGCATGAttttgttcaaaaataaaatgtgacattcaCTTTAGTCACCCTCCTTTGTATTCTCAGTTCTCGTTAAGAAACAGTTTCCCTGTTTGCAACACATTTCTCTGCAAGCTGAGGTATGACGGTGTGGACCCACCACGCAGTCCCGTCACAAGTTTTGACTAAACTTCAGGAAACATCCATAATCACAGAATGTGGTGACACCCCACTGTAACTGGTTGTGATTGTACCAAGATCTCAGGCACACAGGTGGAGGGACACAGAGGACGGGACATTGGACTGGTTACTCGTCAGTGACAGAGATGGGGTTGTCGTAGGCTGCGCTCTCCAGGTCGTCTACCCGCTTCCTGAGCATCTCTGCAGGAGGTCTCGGCGGTGGATTCTGAGGAGGATTCTTGATGCTTTCTGCGACTGGCTTTCGGATCTCCTTCCTTGGAAGAATTGGCTCCCAGTGTTCACCTCTGATAGCTGCCTAGAAAGCAAGAAGTTGAAAAGGAACACGAGTCAGCCGTGGTTTGCttgtttaaaatcaaattaagccACAACCCTAACTGCTATGATGTTGCAACCACAGAGCCGTGTCTCAACAGAGGTACCAGTAATGAAACAATGTCTTCCTTGTCACTATTTCCTTGTTTCCATTAACTGGCCACTTCCTGCATCTTCTAACAGTCTTATCAAAATTTACTGCATGTTTGACCTACTCTGACgctctaaaaaaacaaaacaaaacaaaacactcaccACAAAGTAGATAATGCTGGCAATGCCGAGGCAGACGCATCCGAGGACGGTAGCAAGCATGAATCCTCCAGGTACGCAGATTCtaacaaaaggacaaaagagTATAATGACAAACGTTTTGCAGGAGAAACTGACTGTGAATAAGAGGAATGTTGTCAAGCAAAGGAAAAGGGCTCATAAAATGAACTCACGCAGCATGCA
The Scatophagus argus isolate fScaArg1 chromosome 1, fScaArg1.pri, whole genome shotgun sequence DNA segment above includes these coding regions:
- the LOC124057346 gene encoding cytochrome b-245 light chain, which gives rise to MGKIEWAMWANEQALASGLILLTGGIVGVAGQFRGWQFAAYAVAAGVFVCLLEYPRSKRSKGTGVERPGQYCFTMCVKAFGPLTRNYYVRAFLHAAICVPGGFMLATVLGCVCLGIASIIYFVAAIRGEHWEPILPRKEIRKPVAESIKNPPQNPPPRPPAEMLRKRVDDLESAAYDNPISVTDE